The segment ATATGTGATGAAGGCAAAAAGAACACATAATTCACGGctctgttctttcttttcatatcGAATATCAAATTCCATGTTCGTTTAATCCATCGCTCTATAATTTAGTGGAAACCAAAACAACGACTATTCTAGAGATcaaaaaaatccaagaaaatacTGAAAATCCCTAAAATCCAAGATTCAATCAAAAATTGCGGGAATTGTCGTAAAAAAGGAATCGCCAGAATGACAACATTCAGTTCAATTAGAATCAAGATTCTTCGGAAATGAAATCGAAATCGTCGCAACAACAACTATTCCTGCTATCGAAATGGCCGTGAAAATCCCTAGaatcataaaattcaagattcattcaaaattaCCGGCCGGAGAGAAATCATAATCAATTCAAGAAATCACAGTATCGACGACATTCAATTCATTAGAGTCACTTAGAAAAAGATTTCATCGCACACTAGGCACAACGATTCTGGAGATCAAAAAATCCGGAAATGACCTAACATCGTCAAATCAAAGTTTCAATCAAATTTCAGAGCAGAGAGAAATCATCCTCGATTAAGAAATCACCAGTGAATTCAATTACGAAATCGCGATTCTTCAGAATAAAAACGAAAAACGTAGAGAGTAATAAACTCACGAGGATCCTCAAATTTCAAGGGCGCGAGTCTTTGGTTTCCGCCGATATAGATGGTCATGGAAAGATCTTCGCTGTACATATTGGAAATATTAGTAGCGAAGAGTTGAAGGAGAAATTTGTACCGATGTTCCTCGAAGTTGTCGCCGTCGGGGTGCAACAGAAAGGAAGTGAAGAATGTAGGCAACATTCGAAGCGATGCAACGAAGGGATAGGGAGAAGAAACGACGATTATGGACAACTTTTCTCTGGAGCATTTGATATGGGCTTCATCGCAGAGCGTAGCCAATGGCAACACCGCGAGCCTCAGATCATACACTGTGTCAACGTGAATGGTGAACATCGCGACGCTGAGAGACGAAACCAAGAGTGATGAAATTGGCGGGCAAAGAGTGATCGCCGTTTAAATTCCTATTTatatctcattttcattttcaattccaaATTTGGTtggtaataaaatttaaattttaatctattGCTTGGGTCGATTCGTTCAAAAGAGGTATTAGGCCTTGAAACTTTAAACTCAAAATACGTTCACTAATCAAGGTTGCTGAGCATGTGTCAAAGACAAGAACCAAACTAGGGTCGAGAGCTCGTGAGACAAAcattgttgagagtgggatttgaacccacgccctttcgaaccagaaccttaatctggcgcattagaccaactcggccatctcaacaTGCAATCACAAAACAAGGTCGGGAGCAAATCTGGAGCAGGTGTCATAGATAACCAAACTAGGGTCGAGAGCTcgtgaaacaaaaacattattgagagtgggatttgaacccacgccctttcggactAAAACCTTAATCTagcgccttagaccaactcggccatctcaacaTGCGATCACAAATCAAGGTCGGGAGCAAATCTGGAGTAGGTGTCATAGATAACCAAACTAGGGTCGAGAGCTCCGCTATTTTTCTTATGCACGTCCCATTCGTGCTCGTTTAAAAACCAAGAAACACAACACACCAATTGTACCTCTTAcggaaatgaaacaaaaaattattgagagtgggatttgaacccacgccctttcgtaccaaaaccttaatctggcgccttagaccaactcggccatctcaacaTGTAATAACAAATCAAGGTCGGGAGCAAATCTGGAGTAGGTGTCATAGATAACAAAACTAGGGTCGAGAGCTCCGCTATTTTTCTTATGCACGTCCAACTCGTGCTcgtttaaaatagaaaaaacacACCAATTGTACCTCTtttggaaatgaaagaaaaaaaattgttaagagtgagatttgaacccacgcccttttgaaccagaaccttaatctaaagccttagaccaactcgacCATCTCAACATGCAACCACTAATCAAGGTCGGGAGCAAATCTGGAGCAGGTGTCATAGAGAACCAAACTAGGATCAAGAGCtcatgaaacaaaaacattgttgagagtgagatttgaacccacgccctttcaggccaaaaccttaatctggcgccttagaccaactcggccatctaAACATGCGACCACTAATCAAGGTCGGGAGCAAATCTGGAGCAGGTGTCATAGAGAACCAAACTAGGATCGAGAGCtcatgaaacaaaaacatttttgagagtgggatttgaacccaagccctttcggaccagaaccttaatctggcgccttagaccaactcggccatctcaacaTGCAATCACAAATCAAGGTCGGGAGCAAATCTGGAGTAGGTGTCATAGATAACCAAACTAGGGTCTAGAGCTCCGCAAAAAcattgttgagagtgggatttgaacccacgccctttcggaccagaaccttaatctggcgccttagaccaactcggccatctcaacaTGTAAATTCTAATCAAGGATGAGAGCAGATCCGAAGAAGGTAACCTAGAGAGCAAAACTAGGTTCGAGAGGTTGACAATTAATGATatatgaccaaaatgcccctacttttgacattttaaaaccgcACAATGAGGGAGCGAGATCTTCCATTCGACATATGTTATAGGTCATACAATGATGAATGTGATGACAAcattgttgagagtgggatttgaacccacgccctttcggacaAGAACCTTAATCTagcgccttagaccaactaGGCCATCTCAACATGCAACCACTAATCAAGGTCGGGAGCAAATCTGGAGCAGGTGTCATAGAGAACCAAACTAGGATCGAGAGCTCATGAAGCAAAAAcattgttgagagtgggatttgaacccacgccctttcggaccagaaccttaatctgacgccttagaccaactcggccatctcaacaTGCAATCATAAATCAAGGTCGGGAGCAAATCTGGAGTAGGTGTCATAGATAACCAAACTAGGGTCTAGAGCTCCGCAAAAAcattgttgagagtgggatttgaacccacgccctttcggaccagaaccttaatctggcgccttagaccaactcggccatctcaacaTGCGACCACTAATCAAGGTCGGGAGCAAATCTGGAGCAGGTGTCATAGAGAACCAAACTAGGATCGAGAGCtcatgaaacaaaaacattgttgagagtgggatttgaacccacgccctttcagaccagaaccttaatctgacgccttagaccaactcggccatctcaacaTGCAATCATAAATCAAGGTCGGGAGCAAATCTGGAGTAGGTGTCATAGATAACCAAACTAGGGTCTAGAGCTCCGCAAAAAcattgttgagagtgggatttgaacccacgccctttcggaccagaaccttaatctggcgccttagaccaactcggccatctcaacaTGCAATCACAAATCAAGGTCGGGAGCAAATCTGGAGTAGGTGTCATAGATAACCAAACTAGGGTCTAGAGCTCCGCAAAAAcattgttgagagtgggatttgaacccacgccctttcggaccagaaccttaatctggcgccttagaccaactcggccatctcaacaTGCAATCATAAATCAAGGTCGGGAGCAAATCTGGAGTAGGTGTCATAGATAACCAAACTAGAGTCTAGAGCTCCGCAAAAAcattgttgagagtgggatttgaacccacgccctttcggaccagaaccttaatctggcgccttagaccaactcggccatctcaacaTGCAATCACAAATCAAGGTCGGGAGCAAATCTGGAGTAGGTGTCATAGATAACCAAACTAGGGTCTAGAGCTCCGCAAAAAcattgttgagagtgggatttgaacccacgccctttcggaccaaaaccttaatctggcgccttagaccaactcggccatctcaacaTTCAATCACAAATCAAGGTCGGGAGCAAATCTAGAGTAGGTGTCATAGATAACCAAACTAGGGTCTAGAGCTCCGCAAAAACATTattgagagtgggatttgaacccacgccctttcggaccagaaccttaatcCGAACCTTAATCTAACGCCTTAGACAaactcggccatctcaacaTGCAATCACAAATCAAGGTCGGGAGCAAATCTGGAGTAGGTGTCATAGATAACCAAACTAGGGTCTAGAGCTCCGCAAAAAcattgttgagagtgggatttgaacccacgccctttcggaccagaaccttaatctggcgccttagaccaactcggccatctcaacaTGCGACCACTAATCAAGGTCGGGAGCAAATCTGGAGCAGGTGTCATAGAGAACCAAACTAGGATCGAGAGCtcatgaaacaaaaacattgttgagagtgggatttgaacccacgccctttcagaccaaaaccttaatctgacgccttagaccaactcggccatctcaacaTTCAATCATAAATCAAGGTCGGGAGCAAATCTGGAGTAGGTGTCATAGATAACCAAACTAGAGTCTAGAGCTCCGCAAAAAcattgttgagagtgggatttgaacccacgccctttcgtaccagaaccttaatctggcgccttagaccaactcggccatctcaacaTGCAACCACTAATCAAGGTCGGGAGCAAATCTGGAGCAGGTGTCATAGAGAACCAAACTAGGATCGAGAGCtcatgaaacaaaaacattgttgagagtgggatttgaacccacgccctttcggaccagaaccttaatctggcgccttagaccaactcggccatctcaacaTGCGACCACTAATCAAGGTCTGGAGCAAATCTGGAGCAGGTGTCATAGAGAACCAAACTAGGATCGAGAGCtcatgaaacaaaaacattgttgagagtgggatttgaacccacgccctttcggaccagaaccttaatctggcgccttagaccaactcggccatctcaacaTGCGACCACTAATCAAGGTCGGGAGCAAATCTGGAGCAGGTGTCATAGAGAACCAAACTAGGATCGAGAGCtcatgaaacaaaaacattgttgagagtgggatttgaacccacgccctttcggaccagaaccttaatctggcACCTTAGACCAACTAGGCCATCTCAACATGCAATCACTAATCAAGGTCGGGAGCAAATCAGGAGCAGGTgtcataaacaaaaacattgttgaaagtaaaatttaaacccACGCCTTTTCAGACTAGAACCTTAATCTGGTGCCTTAGACCAACTTGGCCATCTCAACATATATTTGCTAATCAAGGCTAAGAGCAGATCTAGAGCACGTGCCATAGAGAGCCTTTGATATATTGACCATTCTAACATcattgttgagagtgggatttgaacccacgcccctTCTTTGGGGCCAGAACCTTAattgagagtgggatttgaacctacGCCCTTCTTGACAATTCTAACATcattgttgagagtgggacccacgccctttcggaccagaacGCGACCACTAATCAAGGTCGGGAGAAAATCTGGAGCAGGTGTCATAGACTAGTTTCGAGAGCTtgtgaaacaaaaacattgttgagagtgggatttgaacccacgccctttcgaaccagaaccttaatctagcgccttagaccaactcggccatctcaacaTGCAATCACAAATCAAGGTCGGGAGCAAATCTGGAGTAGGTCACATAGATAACCAAACTAGGGTATAGAGCTCCGCTATTTTTCTTATGCACGTCCAATTCGTGCTcgtttaaaatacaaaaaacacACCAATTGTACCTCTtttggaaatgaaagaaaaacattgttgagagtggtatttgaacccacgccctttcagaccaaaaccttaatctggAACCTTAGACCAACTCAGCCATCTCAACATGCAACCATTAATCAAGGTCGGGAGCAAATTTGGAGCAGGTGTCATAGAGAACCAAACTAGGGTCGAGAGCTcgtgaaacaaaaacattgttgagagtgggatttgaacccacgcccttttgGACCAGAATCTTAATCTCGCGCCTCAaaccaactcggccatctcaacaTGCAATCACAAATCAAGGTCGGGAGCAAATCTGGAGTAGGTGTCATAAATAACCAAACTAGGGTCTAGAGCTCCGCTATTTTTCTTATGCACGTCCAATTCATGCTcgtttaaaatacaaaaaacacATGCACGGCCAATTCGTGCtcaaaacaaacacacacCCTTTGGGACCAGAACCGCCTTAGTCAAGGCTCAGAGGAGATCTGGAGCCTTAGACCAACATATATTTGCTAATCAAGGCTGAGAGGAGATCTGGAGCACGTGCCGTATATTTGCTAATCAAGGCTGAGAGGAGATCTGGAGCACGTGCCATAGAGGCTCCATATCTCCTCTGATATATTGTCGATTGacaattcaattaattatattatgataAATGACAAAAAATGCCCTACTTGACCATTCTAACATCATTGTTGAGattgggatttgaacccacgcccttttttaccagaaccttaatctggcaccttagaccaactcggccatctcaacaTGCAACCACTAATCAAGGTCGGGAGCAAATCTGGAGCAGGTGTCATAGAGAACCAAACTAGGGTCGAGAGCTCCACTAGGAGCAGGTGTCATAGAGAACCAAACTAGGGTCGAGAGCTCCACTATTTTTCTTATGCACGTCTCAAGCGTTCTCGTTTAAAATACGAAGGTTTTTGtttgagagtgggatttgaacccacgacCTTTTGAACCAAAAGCTTAATCTGGcaccttagaccaactcgacCATCTCAACATACAATTACAAATCAAGGTAAGGAGCAAATCTAGAACAGGTGTCATAGGGAACCAAACTAGGGTCGAGAGCTCCACTATTTTTCTTATGCACTTCTCATTCGTGCTCGTTTAAAATACGAAGTGAAACCAAAAAcattgttgagagtgggatttgaacccacgacctttcggaccagaaccttaatctggcgccttagaccaactcgatCATCTCAACATGAGATCACAAATCAAGGTCGGGAGCAAATCTGGAGTAGGTGTCATAGATAACCAAACTAGGTGTCATAGATAACCAAACTAGGGTCTAGAACTCCGCTATTTTTCTTATGCACAATcctttaaaatacaaaaaacacACCAATTGTACCTCTTTtggaaatgaaacaaaaagattgTTAAGAGTGAGATTTGGACTTTAAttaatctggcgccttagaccaactcaGCCATCTCAACATGCAATCACAAATCAAGGTAAGGAGCAAATCTGGAGCAAGTGTCATAGATAACCAAACTAGGGTCGAGAGCTATTTTTCTTATGCACGTCCCATTCGTGCTcgtttaaaatacaaaaaacacACCAATTGTACCTCTtttggaaatgaaagaaaaacattattgaGAGTGGGATTTAAACCCACaccctttcggaccagaaccttaatcgggcgccttagaccaactcggccatctcaacatgcaatcatgaatcaAGGTCGGGAGCAAATCTGGAGCAGGTGTCATAGATAACCGAACTAGGGTTGAGAGCTCCgctatttttcttaattgtaCCTCtttggaaaatgaaacaaaaacttgttgagagtgggatttgaacccatgCCCTTTCggatgaaacaaaaacattattaaacattgttgagagtgggatttgaacccacgccctttcggaccagaacGTTAATTTCTTAATTGTACCTCtttggaaaatgaaacaaaaactttttgagagtgggatttaaacccacgccctttcggaccagaaccttaatctagcgccttagaccaactcggccatctcaacaTACAATCATAAATCAAGGTCGAGAGCAAATCTAGAGCAGGTGTCATAGATAACCAAACTAGGGTCGAGAAAGgccaactcggccatctcaacaTGCAATCATAAATCAAGGTCGAGAGCAAATCTAGAGCAGGTGTCATAGATAACCAAACTAGGGTCGAAAGCTCCGCTATTTTTCTTATGCACGTCCCATTCGTGCTcgtttaaaatacaaaaaacacACCAATTGTATCTCttttgggatttgaacccatgccctttcggaccaaaaccttaatctggTGCTGGCGCCTTGGACCAACTTGGCCATCTCAACCTGCAATCACTAATCAAGGTCAGGATCAAATCTGGAGTAGTGTCATAGAGAACCAAACTAGGGTCAGGATCAAATCTGGAGCAGGTGTCATAGAGAACCAAACTAGGGTCAACTAGGGTCAGGATCAAATCTGGAGCAGGTGTCATAGAGAACCAAACTAGAGCAGGTGTCATAGAGAACCAAACTAAGGTCAGGATCAAATCTGGAGCAGGTGTCATAGAGAACCAAACTAGAGCAGGTGTCATAGAGAACCAAACTAGGGTCAGGATCAAATCTGGAGCAGGTGTCATAGAGAACCAAACTAGGGTCAAGATCAACTGGAGCAGGTGTCATAGAGAACCAAACTAGGGTCAGGAT is part of the Cucurbita pepo subsp. pepo cultivar mu-cu-16 chromosome LG12, ASM280686v2, whole genome shotgun sequence genome and harbors:
- the LOC111807509 gene encoding uncharacterized protein LOC111807509 isoform X2, whose translation is MFTIHVDTVYDLRLAVLPLATLCDEAHIKCSREKLSIIVVSSPYPFVASLRMLPTFFTSFLLHPDGDNFEEHRYKFLLQLFATNISNMYSEDLSMTIYIGGNQRLAPLKFEDPHTGYLQYSALVLSHAQNIDISPIDYGVFVAIRSTEFINIVSDLVILPDELVSITLTETEVKFDALTGQVTFTTEYKVMWCRIKIA